The Punica granatum isolate Tunisia-2019 chromosome 4, ASM765513v2, whole genome shotgun sequence genome has a window encoding:
- the LOC116205308 gene encoding arginase 1, mitochondrial: protein MSVIGRRGLHYLHTLKASNVPADLIQKGQDRVIDASLTLIRERVKLKGELLRALGGAKATASLLGVPLGHNSSFLQGPAFAPPRIREAIWCGSTNSATEEGKELKDPRVLTDVGDVPVQEIRDCGVDDDRLMNVIGESVKLVMEEDPLRPLVLGGDHSISFPVVRAVSEKLGGPVDILHLDAHPDIYHAFEGNIYSHASSFARIMEGGYARRLLQVGIRSITSEGREQGKRFGVEQYEMRTFSRDRHLLENLKLGEGVKGVYISVDVDCLDPAFAPGVSHIEPGGLSFRDVINILHNLQGDVVAADVVEFNPQRDTVDGMTAMVAAKLVRELTAKISR from the exons ATGTCAGTTATCGGGCGAAGAGGACTTCATTACCTTCATACACTAAAAGCTTCAAATGTGCCTGCTGACCTGATACAGAAGGGACAGGATCGCGTGATTGATGCTTCTCTCACGCTTATACGGGAGAGGGTGAAGCTTAAG gGAGAGCTTCTTCGTGCATTGGGAGGTGCCAAAGCTACAGCATCTCTTCTTGGAGTTCCACTGGGGCACAACTCATCGTTTCTTCAAGGGCCCGCATTCGCTCCCCCTCGAATCAGAGAGGCCATCTGGTGTGGTAGCACAAATTCAGCAACAGAAGAAG GAAAAGAGTTAAAAGACCCTAGGGTTTTAACTGATGTTGGCGATGTTCCTGTTCAAGAAATTCGTGATTGTGGAGTGGATGATGACAGGCTGATGAATGTTATTGGCGAGTCAGTTAAGTTAGTGATGGAAGAG GATCCACTTCGGCCACTAGTACTAGGTGGAGACCACTCAATATCTTTCCCAGTTGTAAGAGCTGTGTCCGAGAAGCTTGGCGGACCTGTAGACATATTGCATTTGGATGCACATCCGGACATCTATCATGCATTTGAAGGGAATATATACTCACATGCTTCATCTTTCGCCCGTATTATGGAGGGTGGTTATGCACGCCGGCTTTTGCAG GTGGGCATCAGATCCATCACAAGTGAAGGGCGCGAACAGGGAAAAAGATTTGGAGTCGAGCAATATGAAATGCGAACTTTCTCTAGGGATCGCCACCTCTTGGAAAACCTG AAACTTGGGGAGGGTGTGAAGGGCGTATACATCTCTGTAGACGTGGACTGCCTCGACCCTGCTTTTGCTCCTGGCGTGTCCCACATAGAGCCCGGTGGGCTCTCATTCCGTGACGTGATTAACATCCTCCACAACCTCCAAGGCGATGTGGTTGCTGCTGATGTGGTTGAATTTAACCCTCAAAGAGACACAGTTGATGGGATGACAGCAATGGTAGCTGCGAAATTGGTCCGAGAATTGACTGCGAAGATCTCTAGGTAA
- the LOC116206264 gene encoding ycf20-like protein — protein sequence MDVSGMPPNILPKVDSLSSTHQRPGIAVFGLPGCCPKTTAFFGREPCFRFGSSNMTQPSLSKSFKKMPWSIQSIADGSSGLDPSSMNGTNGGTRLLRAIRNIQSKLGDKIQVIRKNFPIKLLFFLVGFYCATAFATVIGQTGDWDILSAALAVVVVEGIGALMYKASLPLFSNIRSVITLFNYWKAGLSLGLFLDSFKYEMDNFFGSINPLNFDMDMLPRFL from the exons ATGGATGTCTCCGGGATGCCCCCCAATATTCTACCAAAAGTTGACTCATTATCTTCGACGCATCAAAGACCAGGAATTGCAGTTTTCGGCTTACCGGGATGCTGTCCCAAGACTACGGCTTTCTTTGGCCGAGAACCCTGTTTCCGATTCGGTTCCTCGAACATGACCCAGCCTTCACTTTCCAAAAGTTTTAA GAAAATGCCCTGGTCTATTCAGAGCATTGCGGATGGCAGCAGTGGGTTGGACCCCTCGTCCATGAACGGCACGAATGGTGGGACCCGATTACTCAGGGCAATTCGGAATATCCAATCTAAGCTAGGTGATAAAATCCAGGTGATAAGGAAAAACTTCCCAATAAAATTACTCTTCTTCCTGGTGGGTTTCTATTGTGCAACAGCCTTTGCAACCGTTATTGGGCAAACAGGAGACTGGGACATTCTTTCTGCTGCATTGGCTGTTGTGGTTGTTGAGGGGATCGGGGCGCTCATGTACAAGGCTTCTCTTCCTCTATTCAGTAACATCAGGAGCGTAATTACCTTGTTTAATTACTGGAAAGCCGGGCTCTCGCTGGGACTCTTCTTGGACTCATTCAAGTACGAAATGGACAACTTTTTTGGATCCATCAACCCGTTGAACTTTGACATGGATATGCTTCCCAGATTCTTGTGA
- the LOC116205101 gene encoding UDP-glucuronate 4-epimerase 3-like — MPKSSHFNESPPTPGKFKMEKSSYAHRLRSRSSIGKIVLWSLLALGLILLVFMRSQSLRQPGFNPTGHYFSSSYKWGGSSWEKQVRSSAKVGSRNGMTVLVTGAAGFVGIHASSALKRRGDGVVGLDNFNNYYDPSLKRARQALLEKAGVFIVEGDINDEALLRKLFELVPFTHVMHLAAQAGVRYAMENPSSYVHSNIAGFVSLLEVCKSVNPQPSIVWASSSSVYGLNSKVPFSEKDRTDQPASLYAATKKAGEEIAHTYNHIYGLSLTGLRFFTVYGPWGRPDMAYFFFTRDILKGKAIPIFEGANHGTVARDFTFIDDIVRGCLASLDTSEKSTGSGGKKKGPAQLRVYNLGNTSPVPVGDLVSILERLLKVKANRKIMTLPRNGDVQFTHANISLAHKELGYMPTTDLQTGLKKFVSWYLRFYASGKKSGS, encoded by the coding sequence ATGCCCAAGTCCTCCCATTTCAATGAATCCCCGCCAACTCCAGGCAAGTTCAAGATGGAGAAGTCCTCCTACGCTCACCGGCTCCGGTCCCGCTCCTCCATCGGGAAGATCGTGCTCTGGTCCCTCCTCGCCCTTGGCCTGATCCTCCTCGTCTTCATGCGGTCCCAGTCCCTCCGCCAGCCCGGGTTCAACCCCACAGGCCACTACTTCAGCAGCAGCTACAAGTGGGGCGGATCCTCCTGGGAGAAGCAGGTCCGCTCCTCGGCCAAGGTCGGGTCCCGTAACGGGATGACTGTGCTCGTGACAGGGGCTGCCGGGTTCGTCGGGATTCACGCGTCCTCCGCCCTCAAGCGCCGGGGAGATGGGGTCGTGGGCCTTGACAACTTCAACAATTACTACGACCCGTCCCTCAAGCGAGCCCGTCAGGCCCTCCTCGAGAAGGCCGGGGTCTTCATCGTGGAGGGAGACATCAACGATGAGGCCCTCTTGAGGAAGCTCTTCGAGCTGGTGCCTTTCACCCACGTGATGCATTTAGCGGCCCAAGCTGGCGTTCGGTACGCTATGGAGAACCCGAGCTCTTACGTCCACAGTAATATTGCCGGTTTCGTTAGCCTCCTTGAGGTCTGCAAGTCAGTAAACCCACAACCTTCTATTGTGTGGGCATCCTCTAGCTCTGTCTACGGACTCAACTCGAAAGTGCCCTTCTCCGAAAAGGACCGAACCGATCAACCAGCCAGCTTGTATGCAGCCACCAAGAAGGCTGGGGAGGAGATCGCCCACACTTACAACCACATCTACGGGCTCTCACTCACGGGGCTGCGGTTCTTCACCGTCTACGGGCCCTGGGGTAGGCCCGACATGGCCTACTTCTTCTTCACAAGGGACATCCTCAAGGGCAAGGCGATTCCGATCTTCGAGGGAGCAAATCATGGCACAGTTGCAAGGGACTTTACTTTCATCGATGACATCGTGAGGGGATGTTTAGCGTCTCTGGACACATCAGAGAAGAGCACGGGAAGCGGCGGTAAGAAGAAGGGACCTGCACAATTGCGGGTCTACAATCTCGGGAACACCTCCCCCGTGCCAGTGGGTGATCTGGTCAGCATATTGGAGAGGCTATTGAAAGTCAAGGCGAACAGAAAGATAATGACGCTTCCTCGGAACGGCGATGTCCAGTTCACGCACGCGAACATTAGCCTGGCCCATAAAGAGCTCGGGTACATGCCCACGACCGATCTGCAGACGGGGCTGAAGAAGTTTGTGTCGTGGTACCTGAGATTCTATGCCAGCGGGAAGAAGAGCGGCAGCTGA